Genomic segment of Xanthobacter dioxanivorans:
GCATCGCTCCGTATCCCATTCTCATTTCGGCATTCGCGCGAGCGCATCCGCGAAGAAGGGAGCAAAACCCTCGGGATGCTCGCTCATCGGGAAATGACCGAGTTCATCCATCACGGCCAGCGTGGCGCCGGAGATGGCATCGGCGGTCCGTCTGGCGTCTTCGGGCGTGCAGGTCAGGTCATAGGCGCCGACGAGCAGGTGCACCGGAGTTTTGCTCGTGTCGATCAGGTTCAGCCGCGCTACCAGGCTGTTGTCGCGGGTGTAGAAGCTCAGGTCTCCGCGGAACACGCCCGGCCCCGATTGCATGAACATCCATTGCGTATTCCAGCGTTCGGCATTGGGCGCATGAGGGCTGATATTGGCCGAAACCAGCGCTGCGCCCATTTCCCCGCCATGGGCATCGGGACGGTGGAACCAGTCGATGTCGTACCAGGCGGGCTGGTAGTCGCTGGCCTCGATGGCAATGAAACCGGCGAACCGATCGGGATGCAGCGCGGCCAATTGCAGCGCGATGCGCCCGCCCATTGAGCAGCCGGCCAGTACCGGCCGGTCGAGACCCAGCGCCACCATGAGCGCCAGGATGGTTTCTACATAGGCCTCGGTGGTCAGCAGGTATTCGCGGGTCTCGAACCCTTCCGGTG
This window contains:
- a CDS encoding alpha/beta fold hydrolase; the protein is MSIEPITGRYVAIEQGGERYRIYFEEAGQGRPVLCLHTAGADTRQWRHVMNDRRFIAHNRFVAFDMPWHGKSLPPEGFETREYLLTTEAYVETILALMVALGLDRPVLAGCSMGGRIALQLAALHPDRFAGFIAIEASDYQPAWYDIDWFHRPDAHGGEMGAALVSANISPHAPNAERWNTQWMFMQSGPGVFRGDLSFYTRDNSLVARLNLIDTSKTPVHLLVGAYDLTCTPEDARRTADAISGATLAVMDELGHFPMSEHPEGFAPFFADALARMPK